A genomic window from Caldicellulosiruptor kronotskyensis 2002 includes:
- the rlmN gene encoding 23S rRNA (adenine(2503)-C(2))-methyltransferase RlmN: MKRFIKDLTIDELKIWLESVGEKPFRATQIFEWLYKKNATDVMQFTNLPLELRKKIYDEFLMNSLQILQHQSDGESIKFLFELCDKNGIESVFLPYRYGNAVCVSTQVGCKMNCGFCASAIGGFVRNLTPGEMVDQIISAENFTGKRITNVVLMGSGEPFDNIENVFKFIEIINSKDGKNIGARHITISTVGIVEGIYRLCDFPKQVNLAISLHAPNNSLRDKLVPINKKYPIEDIMKAVDYYIQKTNRRVTFEYALIDGVNDSIDCAQELGRILKGKLVHVNLIPVNPVEEKGFRRPSKEKIKVFFETLKSYQINVTIRRELGSSISAACGQLRKRYFNI; the protein is encoded by the coding sequence ATGAAAAGGTTTATAAAGGACTTAACAATAGATGAGCTTAAGATATGGCTTGAAAGTGTTGGCGAAAAGCCTTTTAGGGCTACTCAGATTTTTGAGTGGCTTTACAAGAAAAATGCTACTGATGTAATGCAATTTACAAATCTTCCCCTTGAACTTCGCAAGAAGATTTATGATGAATTTTTGATGAACTCTTTACAAATTTTACAGCATCAAAGTGATGGAGAGAGTATAAAATTTCTGTTTGAACTTTGTGATAAAAATGGGATTGAAAGTGTGTTTTTGCCTTATCGATATGGAAATGCAGTATGTGTCTCAACACAAGTTGGATGCAAAATGAACTGTGGGTTTTGTGCTTCTGCCATAGGCGGATTTGTCAGAAACCTTACGCCAGGTGAGATGGTTGACCAGATTATCAGTGCAGAAAACTTTACAGGCAAAAGAATAACAAATGTTGTTCTGATGGGAAGTGGCGAGCCATTTGACAACATCGAAAATGTGTTTAAGTTTATAGAGATAATAAACTCAAAAGATGGAAAGAACATAGGGGCAAGGCATATCACAATTTCAACAGTTGGCATAGTTGAAGGGATTTATAGACTATGTGATTTTCCAAAACAAGTAAACCTTGCAATATCTTTGCATGCCCCAAATAATAGTTTGAGAGACAAACTTGTTCCGATAAACAAGAAATATCCTATTGAAGATATCATGAAAGCAGTTGACTACTATATTCAAAAGACCAACAGAAGAGTTACATTTGAGTACGCTCTGATAGATGGGGTAAATGATTCTATTGACTGTGCTCAAGAGCTTGGCAGGATATTAAAAGGTAAGCTTGTACATGTAAATTTGATACCTGTTAACCCAGTTGAAGAAAAAGGGTTTAGAAGACCTTCAAAAGAAAAAATAAAAGTATTTTTTGAAACCTTAAAATCATATCAAATTAATGTTACAATTAGAAGAGAGCTTGGCAGCAGTATATCTGCAGCGTGTGGACAGCTGAGAAAACGGTATTTTAACATATAA
- a CDS encoding Stp1/IreP family PP2C-type Ser/Thr phosphatase, producing the protein MKYVKYVALTEKGNIRTNNEDYYIVYKGEEGLNVFLIADGMGGHSAGEVASSLACQYVIDYILLNQKMLKYSMKETIKEAYRYANQKIISHQIKNPLLYGMGTTLTGLFCYKDKILVSNIGDSRVYIIDNNEIRQITEDHSLVYKMFKDGKITKEEIYTHPKKNIITRAIGIEEELEVDLYEIEREQNKDYCFLMCTDGLTNMVFDAQIYEIFKKNDFYDVGKKLIEKALEAGGIDNITIVYLLV; encoded by the coding sequence ATGAAGTATGTGAAATACGTTGCTCTCACAGAAAAAGGAAATATAAGGACAAACAATGAGGATTATTATATTGTTTACAAGGGAGAAGAAGGATTGAATGTTTTTTTGATAGCTGATGGGATGGGTGGACACAGTGCAGGTGAGGTGGCAAGCAGCCTTGCCTGTCAGTATGTAATTGACTATATATTACTAAATCAGAAAATGTTAAAATATTCTATGAAAGAAACCATAAAAGAAGCTTACAGGTATGCAAATCAAAAGATTATAAGCCATCAGATAAAAAATCCCCTTTTGTATGGAATGGGGACCACTTTAACGGGATTATTTTGCTACAAGGATAAGATACTTGTGAGCAACATTGGAGATTCAAGAGTCTACATTATAGATAACAATGAAATTAGACAAATTACAGAGGACCATTCTCTGGTTTATAAGATGTTTAAAGATGGAAAAATTACAAAAGAGGAAATTTATACTCATCCCAAGAAAAACATCATAACAAGAGCAATTGGAATAGAAGAAGAATTAGAAGTTGACCTTTACGAAATTGAACGTGAGCAAAATAAGGATTATTGCTTTTTGATGTGTACAGATGGACTGACCAACATGGTTTTTGATGCTCAAATTTACGAAATATTTAAGAAAAATGATTTTTATGATGTAGGTAAGAAATTAATTGAAAAAGCTCTTGAGGCAGGTGGTATTGACAATATAACAATTGTCTATCTCTTGGTATAA